Within Dysgonomonas sp. HDW5A, the genomic segment GGATATATATGTTGAATTTATCATCGAAAAAATTGACCAGATCTTCGAGGTGATTATAATTCTTATATGCTGTAATTAAAATGGCTTGCATTGGCTTTATTTAGAGTTTGAAAAACGAATGTAAATAAAAGCTTTTAGTTTTGCTCTTAAAGTGTATCATTAAATATTTTCTTTTACCTGATATTATCTGTAGTAGCATAACAGGAGCAGATGTCTTTACTTTTCGAGCTGAAAGTCAATTCCGTAATACAAAGACATATATGGTAAAGCGTACGGTGTATCCCCTAGTCCAAATTTGGTTCTGGCCTGATATTCTTTGAATACTACCGTTTTAGCATTATTCTCCTTCATCGTTTTTATTACGGTTATTCTCTCTTCCCATATATCACTTATTGCCGTAACATCTTTGTAGGCATCGTAATAATTGGTCGAAAAGCTTATCAGGCAAAAGAAAAGAAAGCAATATTTCATTTGTTTTATAATAGACGATGGGTTGCTCGTTATCTTGTTATAAAGTATTCCGAAAGCAATAATGTTGAGGGTAATAGTGCCAAACCAAGCTCGTGCCGGAAATCCCGGTGATACAATCATTATGTAGATTGATATAAATAAGCCGATAAAATAAATCAGGATGTAGGAGAGTGTCGCTTTCCTGTTATTCGGTTTGGTGTTTATATACATTATCATTAATAATGCAATACCAAGGTTGAGAAGTCCCAGATAATTGATGAATCGTTGGCTGTAAGTTAAAAACCTGTATAAGATAAGAAACGGACTTATAGATGTGCCTTCGGCTCTGACAAAATTTCCGGGAGCAGCTATCATTATAATATACCCTGTGATTGCCCCAAGAAGACCTGCGTACATCCATATCGGGGTTGCTTCTTTATTGAGTTTGTGATATATAATAAAGCAAATTATCATAACTATCATTGCAGCAGCAGTATTTTCATTTGTCCATCCGGCTATAACTCCCCCTATAAACATGAATAAAGATGCTGTGATACTTTTGAAAAGAGATAGTTCTTCATCTTTGTATAAACGATAAGGGAGCAAGAACAAGAGAATAAGGAGAGTTCCCCATAAATAATTAGAACTGCCTGTAATCCATAAAGCAGTTTCAGCAAATACCGGTTGCAAAAACCATGTTAAAGAAAACGATATGATGAGAATGCTTATGTTATTTTTTAAACTTCCTGTGATATGATAGTGCATAGCTAGTATAAAGCCTATAAATCCCGCAGAGTTTATAATGTCGATTACAAGTGCATTATCAGTTAAAAGCAATGACTGGGTGATAAAGTGCACAACACTGCGACCTCCCCACTTGTAATAATGTAGATATTGGGAATAAAATACGTCGCTGATGGATGTTAGACGATGCTCGGTTTGGTATATGAAAGAATAGACAAAGTCATCCCCGATTAAAGGGGTTTTGATATTAAGAAATAGAATAGATCCGAAGAATACAAATAGAATAAACGTAAACAGAGAATTATATATATATTTATTCTGAATGATTAAATTCTCAAAAAGAATGGCTTTTATTCCAAGCTGATTTAGTTTGTTTTTTGCCTCCAATATCCTTTTTTTGAAAAGAAAGGGTAATTTATTTAACATTTTGCTTCGTCTTCTTTTTAAGAGTTTTATTTATATACAAATATAAAAAATTATATATTCTTTTGATAAAAAAGTGCTTATTTGTATCTCTAATGTGTTGTTAAAAAACTCTTTTATGCTGAAAAAAAGAGGTTTAATGTTTTTCTCTAAAAAAAAACTCTTATAT encodes:
- a CDS encoding DUF6056 family protein; amino-acid sequence: MLNKLPFLFKKRILEAKNKLNQLGIKAILFENLIIQNKYIYNSLFTFILFVFFGSILFLNIKTPLIGDDFVYSFIYQTEHRLTSISDVFYSQYLHYYKWGGRSVVHFITQSLLLTDNALVIDIINSAGFIGFILAMHYHITGSLKNNISILIISFSLTWFLQPVFAETALWITGSSNYLWGTLLILLFLLPYRLYKDEELSLFKSITASLFMFIGGVIAGWTNENTAAAMIVMIICFIIYHKLNKEATPIWMYAGLLGAITGYIIMIAAPGNFVRAEGTSISPFLILYRFLTYSQRFINYLGLLNLGIALLMIMYINTKPNNRKATLSYILIYFIGLFISIYIMIVSPGFPARAWFGTITLNIIAFGILYNKITSNPSSIIKQMKYCFLFFCLISFSTNYYDAYKDVTAISDIWEERITVIKTMKENNAKTVVFKEYQARTKFGLGDTPYALPYMSLYYGIDFQLEK